A region of Desulfolithobacter dissulfuricans DNA encodes the following proteins:
- the rsmI gene encoding 16S rRNA (cytidine(1402)-2'-O)-methyltransferase gives MTTSIQPGTLYVVATPIGNLQDISSRAIQVLREVDLIASEDTRHTRKLLNHLSIQTSLTSYYREKEQHKARVLLEKLCQGQHIAIVSDAGTPGISDPGSVLVRLARDSGITVVPVPGPSALTTALSAAGLEESSFYFGGFPPAKKTVRKKLFQQLASLPCTLIFYESPHRIKECLADALAMLGNRQALLFRELTKLHEECLQGSLEEILDSLPGRVRGELVLIIRPDTITAEDRPENTADLLRWYRDTRGASLKDAVKIIATDLGISRSRLYQEALSIWHEDKDR, from the coding sequence ATGACAACATCAATCCAACCGGGAACCCTGTACGTGGTTGCCACCCCCATAGGCAATCTCCAGGACATATCCAGCCGGGCCATCCAGGTGCTTCGCGAGGTCGATCTGATCGCCAGCGAGGATACCCGGCATACCAGAAAACTGCTCAATCATCTTTCCATCCAGACCTCTTTGACGAGCTATTACCGGGAAAAGGAGCAGCACAAGGCCAGGGTCCTGCTGGAAAAACTGTGCCAGGGCCAGCATATTGCCATTGTTTCGGACGCCGGCACCCCGGGGATCTCCGATCCCGGCAGCGTCCTGGTTCGACTGGCCAGGGATTCCGGCATCACAGTGGTTCCCGTCCCGGGCCCCTCAGCCCTGACCACGGCCCTGTCCGCGGCAGGACTTGAGGAAAGCTCTTTTTACTTCGGTGGTTTTCCACCGGCAAAAAAAACGGTGCGGAAAAAGTTGTTCCAGCAGCTGGCCTCCCTGCCCTGTACGCTCATCTTCTATGAATCACCACACCGGATAAAGGAGTGTCTCGCCGACGCTCTGGCCATGCTTGGCAATCGTCAGGCCCTCCTGTTCCGCGAACTGACCAAGCTCCACGAAGAGTGTCTGCAGGGCAGCCTGGAAGAGATCCTTGATTCTCTGCCCGGCCGGGTCCGGGGAGAACTGGTGCTCATTATCCGACCTGACACCATCACCGCCGAGGACAGGCCGGAAAACACAGCCGATCTGCTCCGCTGGTACCGGGACACCCGGGGCGCCTCGCTCAAGGATGCGGTCAAGATCATTGCCACCGATCTCGGCATTTCCCGGTCCCGCCTGTACCAGGAAGCTCTGTCCATCTGGCACGAGGACAAAGACAGATAG
- a CDS encoding sensor domain-containing diguanylate cyclase, which produces MTIPGKESKLSLWRRLWQPFFDLSVYGKFILILSSFLLGFLLVGLYNFYFVNNLKKQLIGISHRFDSPEISQIVNAFDSYLLTGALLVTGVMIILTITSFLCVQALVSLLHDMTARLEALRKSTGDNNDCSPVSEIPIISHDEIGTVAKTVNGLIADIRNVSLFRRTIEADETADEVYKRLAYVFRDRLGLSTFIIWEIRDNGEAITPVYSWPPELEDETCQMSAANTCRAKRTGEVVMSSGYPGICPVFPLADIMTHTCVPMMVGGQVLGVVQFLFPFVNSPEREAYLKRSLHRAQQYLREALPVLHAKQLAENLHQMAIRDTMTGLYNRRFLEGNINPLIARIRRRDSHLAILMCDMDYFKKVNDEHGHEAGDMVLTGIAHILQNCVRSSDLVIRYGGEEFLILLVDCQPDDGVKVAEKIRATVEENQFRFGGIVLRKTISVGISVFPDDTSAFWEAVKFADVALYRAKETGRNRVVRFDSSMWEGPDY; this is translated from the coding sequence ATGACCATCCCTGGCAAAGAAAGTAAGCTTTCGCTCTGGCGGCGCCTCTGGCAGCCTTTTTTCGACCTTTCGGTCTATGGTAAGTTCATCCTGATCCTCAGCAGTTTTCTCCTCGGATTTCTGCTTGTCGGTCTGTACAACTTCTACTTTGTCAACAACCTGAAAAAACAGCTCATAGGGATTTCCCACCGGTTTGACTCCCCGGAAATCAGTCAGATCGTCAACGCCTTTGACAGCTACCTGCTCACCGGCGCCCTGCTGGTCACCGGGGTCATGATCATCCTGACCATCACCAGCTTTCTCTGCGTTCAGGCCCTGGTCAGCCTGCTGCACGACATGACGGCCCGGCTGGAGGCCCTGCGCAAATCCACCGGGGACAACAATGATTGCTCCCCGGTATCCGAAATCCCGATCATCTCCCATGACGAGATCGGCACTGTCGCCAAGACCGTTAACGGCCTGATTGCCGACATCCGCAATGTGTCTCTCTTCCGGCGGACCATCGAGGCCGACGAGACCGCCGATGAGGTGTACAAGCGTCTGGCCTACGTCTTCCGCGATCGACTGGGGCTTTCCACTTTCATCATCTGGGAAATCCGTGACAACGGCGAGGCCATCACGCCGGTCTACAGCTGGCCGCCCGAGCTGGAAGACGAGACCTGCCAGATGAGCGCGGCCAACACCTGCCGGGCCAAGCGCACCGGCGAGGTGGTGATGTCCAGCGGCTATCCCGGCATCTGCCCTGTCTTTCCCCTGGCCGATATCATGACCCATACCTGTGTGCCGATGATGGTCGGCGGCCAGGTTCTCGGGGTGGTGCAGTTTCTTTTTCCCTTTGTCAACAGCCCGGAACGGGAGGCCTATCTCAAACGCAGCCTGCACCGGGCCCAGCAGTATCTGCGCGAAGCCCTGCCGGTGCTTCACGCCAAGCAGCTGGCCGAAAACCTGCACCAGATGGCCATCCGCGACACCATGACCGGTCTGTACAACCGCCGGTTCCTTGAAGGCAACATCAATCCGCTCATTGCCAGGATACGCCGGCGGGATTCCCACCTGGCCATCCTCATGTGCGATATGGACTATTTCAAAAAGGTCAATGACGAGCATGGTCACGAAGCCGGCGACATGGTGCTCACCGGCATTGCCCATATTCTCCAGAACTGTGTCCGCAGCTCGGATCTGGTCATCCGTTACGGTGGCGAGGAATTTCTCATCCTGCTGGTAGACTGCCAGCCCGACGACGGCGTGAAGGTAGCAGAGAAAATACGGGCCACGGTGGAGGAGAACCAGTTCCGCTTCGGCGGCATTGTTCTGCGCAAGACCATCAGTGTGGGCATAAGCGTCTTTCCCGATGATACCTCGGCCTTCTGGGAGGCGGTGAAATTCGCCGACGTGGCCCTGTACCGGGCCAAGGAAACCGGACGCAACCGGGTTGTGCGGTTCGACTCCTCCATGTGGGAAGGGCCGGATTACTGA
- a CDS encoding secondary thiamine-phosphate synthase enzyme YjbQ, giving the protein MRQIIEISTDRRETLVDITARVEAAIRASGIHDGLVSVYAQGATGAIMIQENWDQSVQNDVVTLLGNLIPRGVWEHDHQDGNGDAHLKAGLVGPSETIPVIEGELGLSKWQNIFFCEFDGPRRVRRIVCTILADPTT; this is encoded by the coding sequence ATGCGGCAAATCATCGAGATCAGCACGGACCGTCGTGAAACCCTGGTGGACATCACCGCCCGGGTCGAAGCGGCGATCCGTGCTTCCGGCATACATGACGGTCTGGTTTCCGTCTACGCCCAGGGTGCCACCGGTGCCATCATGATCCAGGAAAACTGGGACCAATCGGTGCAAAACGACGTGGTGACTCTCCTTGGCAACCTCATCCCCCGGGGTGTGTGGGAGCATGACCACCAGGATGGCAACGGCGATGCCCATCTCAAAGCCGGACTTGTCGGCCCTTCGGAAACTATCCCTGTCATCGAAGGAGAGCTTGGCCTTTCCAAATGGCAGAATATATTTTTCTGCGAATTCGACGGCCCGCGCCGCGTCCGGCGGATCGTCTGCACCATCCTGGCAGATCCCACAACATAG
- a CDS encoding MBL fold metallo-hydrolase codes for MTVFSYTANQLFEWLVDRKDMTVLDVRNDKDFNRFHVEAPYPFDMINVSYYDFMEIEDESVARVPKNKPVRIVCAKEGSAKYVAEILEKHGFEDVGYLAGGIKTWGNLLVPKLVEENDSYVLYQFIRPGKASCSYGLISGREIMFFDPSRNVDFYLQFAREHDCKVIKTFETHLQADYIAGSRMIAEQTGAEFLANDADFKDSKNNYISLQDGEVQTFSSGGPEVRVLFTPGHTPGSTSFIIDDRFLISGDTVFIESMGRPDLGGQAEPWAKMLFKSMNMIKELDPGLIVLPGHYISWDEANDDLQFAMPLGDVIKRNDAIYSIDNEDDFIAFIKENMRPQPEEYKTIRMVNANLEQVDDERAEELDLGKNECAASAYAKAQAEKEKAA; via the coding sequence ATGACAGTTTTCAGCTACACCGCTAACCAGCTCTTTGAATGGCTTGTCGACAGAAAGGACATGACCGTCCTTGATGTGCGTAACGACAAGGATTTCAACCGGTTCCACGTCGAAGCCCCCTACCCGTTCGACATGATCAATGTCTCCTATTATGATTTCATGGAGATCGAGGATGAAAGCGTGGCCAGGGTCCCGAAGAACAAACCGGTAAGGATCGTCTGCGCCAAGGAGGGCTCAGCTAAATATGTGGCTGAAATTCTCGAAAAGCATGGCTTTGAGGATGTGGGATACCTGGCCGGTGGCATCAAGACATGGGGTAATTTACTGGTGCCAAAGCTGGTGGAGGAAAACGACTCGTACGTCCTGTACCAGTTTATCCGCCCTGGCAAGGCCTCGTGCAGTTACGGCCTGATCTCCGGCCGGGAGATCATGTTTTTCGACCCGTCCAGGAACGTGGATTTCTACCTCCAGTTCGCCAGGGAGCATGACTGCAAGGTAATCAAAACCTTTGAAACCCATCTGCAGGCCGACTATATCGCCGGCAGCCGTATGATCGCCGAGCAGACCGGGGCCGAGTTCCTGGCCAACGACGCTGATTTCAAGGATTCCAAGAACAACTATATCAGTCTGCAGGACGGGGAGGTACAAACCTTTTCCAGTGGCGGCCCTGAGGTCAGGGTTCTTTTCACTCCCGGTCACACTCCTGGTTCCACCTCGTTTATCATCGACGACCGGTTCCTGATCTCCGGCGACACGGTGTTCATCGAATCCATGGGCCGGCCCGACCTCGGCGGCCAGGCTGAACCCTGGGCCAAGATGCTTTTCAAATCCATGAACATGATTAAAGAGCTCGATCCCGGCCTGATTGTTCTGCCCGGCCATTACATCAGCTGGGACGAGGCCAACGACGATCTGCAGTTTGCCATGCCGCTCGGCGATGTGATCAAGCGCAATGATGCCATCTACAGCATCGACAACGAAGACGACTTTATCGCCTTCATCAAGGAGAACATGCGGCCCCAGCCGGAAGAGTACAAAACCATCCGGATGGTCAACGCCAACCTCGAACAGGTGGACGACGAGCGGGCCGAGGAACTGGACCTGGGCAAGAATGAATGCGCAGCTTCCGCCTATGCCAAGGCCCAGGCTGAAAAAGAAAAAGCAGCCTGA
- a CDS encoding phage NrS-1 polymerase family protein, translating into MTRPMALPVLQAGVPEMVKAFPQWVLWRYERQGSRWAKPPYQPNGKRADKTNPAHWSEFSEVMAAYEEGGYDGIGFCVTGEDPFTFIDLDHCINEQETGKEAREILALIDSYTELSPSGTGLRIITRGQVPANIKRRGVEIYNRAWYLTITGQVYGNRKEIAERQEQLDRLIARYDAPPVETHVATTAGLQEEDRAALQRIRNSRQGERFTRLFDGDLTGYASQSEADLALCSILAFWTKNDQQAMDRIFRASGLYRPKWDTRHGNRTYGQRTMDRATAQTGEPLAPAGDDRKQMAREPAWEPSANIISAHNLLAMKLPPRQNLLDPWLPEQGLCLLHAYRGVGKTHVSLGIACAVATGSSFLGWEAKEPQGVLFIDGEMPAVTIQERLRHTLATMDITRAHNLQIITPDLQQGGMPDLGTRQGQAQVDAVLTENIKLIIVDNISTVCRSTLENKSDSWLPVQEWALRMRGQGKSVLLVHHDGKGGQQRGSSRKEDVLDTVIQLVRPNHYTPDQGAVFEVHFRKNRGIHGEDAKPFEARLTSTDGAFHWQTRTLEESNLDKVAMLLEQGYRQKEIAEELNLSKGYTSKLIKKIKNQQP; encoded by the coding sequence ATGACCAGACCCATGGCGCTGCCAGTACTGCAGGCCGGGGTGCCGGAGATGGTCAAGGCCTTTCCGCAATGGGTTCTCTGGCGCTACGAGCGCCAGGGATCCCGCTGGGCGAAGCCACCCTACCAGCCGAATGGTAAACGGGCAGACAAGACCAACCCGGCACACTGGAGCGAATTTTCCGAGGTCATGGCCGCCTACGAGGAAGGCGGCTATGACGGCATAGGATTCTGTGTCACCGGCGAAGATCCGTTCACCTTCATCGATCTTGATCACTGCATAAACGAACAGGAAACAGGCAAAGAAGCCCGGGAAATACTCGCCCTCATCGACAGCTACACCGAACTGAGCCCCAGCGGCACCGGCCTGCGGATCATCACCAGGGGGCAGGTGCCGGCCAACATCAAACGGCGCGGCGTTGAAATCTACAATCGCGCATGGTACCTGACCATTACCGGCCAGGTGTACGGCAACCGGAAAGAGATCGCAGAGCGCCAGGAACAGCTTGACCGGCTGATTGCCCGCTATGACGCACCCCCTGTGGAAACCCATGTGGCCACCACCGCAGGTTTGCAGGAGGAAGACAGGGCCGCGCTGCAGCGCATCCGCAATAGCAGACAGGGCGAACGGTTCACCAGGCTCTTTGACGGGGACCTGACCGGATATGCCAGCCAGAGCGAGGCAGACCTTGCCCTGTGCTCTATTCTGGCTTTCTGGACAAAGAACGACCAGCAGGCCATGGACAGGATTTTCCGGGCCTCCGGCCTGTACCGGCCCAAATGGGACACCAGGCACGGCAACCGCACCTATGGTCAGAGGACCATGGACAGGGCCACAGCCCAGACCGGGGAACCGCTGGCTCCTGCCGGGGACGACCGGAAGCAAATGGCCCGGGAGCCGGCCTGGGAACCATCTGCAAATATCATTTCTGCCCATAACCTGCTTGCCATGAAGTTACCACCGAGGCAAAACCTGCTCGATCCCTGGCTGCCGGAACAGGGACTTTGCCTGCTGCATGCTTACCGTGGCGTCGGCAAGACCCATGTCAGCCTGGGCATAGCCTGTGCCGTTGCCACCGGTTCCTCCTTTCTTGGCTGGGAAGCCAAAGAACCACAGGGGGTTCTGTTTATTGACGGAGAAATGCCGGCAGTCACCATCCAGGAACGTCTCCGGCACACCCTGGCCACCATGGATATCACCAGGGCGCACAACCTCCAGATCATCACCCCGGATCTGCAGCAGGGGGGCATGCCGGATCTTGGCACCCGACAGGGGCAGGCCCAGGTTGACGCGGTACTGACGGAAAATATCAAGCTCATTATCGTGGACAATATTTCCACTGTCTGCCGATCCACCCTGGAGAACAAAAGCGACTCATGGCTTCCGGTACAGGAATGGGCGCTGCGCATGCGTGGACAGGGCAAATCAGTGCTCCTGGTGCACCATGACGGTAAAGGAGGCCAGCAGAGAGGCAGCAGCCGGAAAGAAGACGTGCTGGATACCGTTATTCAGCTTGTCAGGCCAAACCACTACACACCCGACCAGGGCGCTGTCTTTGAGGTCCACTTCCGCAAGAACCGGGGCATTCACGGAGAGGACGCCAAACCATTCGAGGCCAGGCTGACCAGCACGGACGGCGCTTTTCACTGGCAGACCAGGACGCTGGAAGAAAGCAACCTGGACAAGGTGGCCATGCTCCTGGAACAGGGGTACCGGCAAAAGGAAATAGCCGAGGAGCTGAACCTGAGCAAAGGATACACATCCAAGCTGATCAAAAAAATAAAAAATCAACAACCCTGA
- a CDS encoding Fic family protein — MNHDYDSHDKDHFRCLQRDFPVNTTIPVHTALSIVHARYDKLNTEAFVKILESLDDLEFPSFFSRLPLALHTYLFKDILSNADRYRLESDPGQGAVFFGQGQKFAGAPPGKIKHLIRDACSRLIVDHEHAVYNAVKFYQQFVMIHPFYDANGRIGRFMVEIYLNFHGIGISWEALCSNEKWIKKLNDCHKRSTSHTYELYIGRLKQHWEQFIFVEGLDAPSICPR; from the coding sequence GTGAATCACGATTACGACAGTCACGATAAAGACCATTTTCGCTGCCTGCAGCGCGACTTTCCCGTAAACACCACCATACCGGTCCACACTGCTCTATCCATTGTTCACGCCAGATATGACAAACTTAACACAGAGGCCTTTGTAAAAATTCTTGAGTCACTGGATGACCTGGAATTCCCTTCCTTTTTCTCCAGGCTTCCCCTTGCGTTACATACCTATCTTTTCAAAGACATCTTGTCCAATGCAGACAGGTACCGCCTTGAATCCGACCCTGGGCAGGGAGCGGTATTTTTTGGCCAGGGCCAGAAATTCGCAGGAGCTCCACCGGGCAAAATTAAACACCTGATCCGGGATGCCTGCTCCCGCCTCATTGTGGATCATGAACACGCTGTCTATAATGCGGTAAAATTTTACCAGCAGTTTGTCATGATTCATCCGTTTTATGATGCCAATGGCAGGATCGGGCGTTTTATGGTCGAGATTTACCTTAACTTTCATGGCATTGGTATTTCCTGGGAAGCTCTTTGTTCCAATGAGAAATGGATAAAAAAACTGAATGACTGTCACAAGAGAAGTACCAGCCATACATACGAACTGTATATTGGCCGGCTGAAACAACACTGGGAACAATTTATATTTGTGGAAGGCCTGGACGCTCCATCGATCTGCCCAAGGTAG
- a CDS encoding Panacea domain-containing protein: MNPLELAKFILATYPDKHITPMKLQKLAYYAKVWSLVAGEPFIKAQFVKWAYGPVNQAIYTAFKKYGADPIPSKGIAVNIDQPKEKLLQFILDNYADYSAFALSAMTHSEKPWKETPDNAVITDEAIVAYYSQKPFAKNFTQDYPGKPFYVLQSNTWHSFTLDMDKNEAESFAVYSSYEEFKKLANAAAIDFKNLLDGLSVTA; this comes from the coding sequence ATGAATCCGTTGGAACTGGCAAAATTCATCCTGGCAACATATCCAGACAAACATATCACGCCAATGAAGTTACAGAAATTGGCGTACTATGCAAAGGTGTGGTCTCTGGTTGCCGGCGAGCCTTTTATCAAGGCACAGTTTGTTAAATGGGCTTACGGTCCGGTAAATCAGGCCATTTACACAGCCTTTAAAAAATATGGCGCTGATCCGATCCCATCCAAAGGGATCGCAGTAAACATTGACCAGCCCAAAGAGAAACTTTTGCAGTTTATCCTGGATAACTACGCCGATTATTCCGCATTCGCGCTGAGTGCCATGACCCACAGCGAGAAGCCGTGGAAGGAAACGCCGGACAATGCCGTTATTACGGACGAAGCGATTGTTGCATATTACAGCCAGAAGCCATTTGCAAAAAATTTTACACAAGACTACCCCGGTAAGCCTTTTTACGTCCTGCAGTCAAATACATGGCATTCATTCACGCTGGATATGGACAAAAACGAGGCAGAATCCTTTGCAGTGTACTCCTCTTATGAGGAGTTCAAGAAGCTGGCAAATGCGGCCGCGATTGATTTCAAAAACCTGCTGGATGGCCTCAGTGTCACTGCCTGA